From one Thalassophryne amazonica unplaced genomic scaffold, fThaAma1.1, whole genome shotgun sequence genomic stretch:
- the LOC117506115 gene encoding LOW QUALITY PROTEIN: carbohydrate sulfotransferase 5-like (The sequence of the model RefSeq protein was modified relative to this genomic sequence to represent the inferred CDS: deleted 1 base in 1 codon), translated as MRAEHQESCLIGRDDDDDDDDDDDDNHSFKYSFALFFAYQIFDLALSSTLSLPLSLIASSLCVLTCACLLNHASAFRLSATVASLLDHLCTESLLALMIKPCTSPSLLSSLQPHRGTPRIKTQIHGNLVDHAPYRFNFRTMTFLIILQGAAMVLFYMLVLTLWRSGSSFLGQLFSQHPSVFYLMEPGWHVWTQLRVGARKARMAVRDLLRSLFQCDFSVMESYLPQMSRISKLFMWSHSRALCSPPACSLTPRNQMSNQTECLKVCGTQGLEGAQDACSTYSHVVLKEVRFFELESLYPLFQDPSLDLRIIHLVRDPRAVVRSREILFGYFLADNDVVLEQRKVPAKEVDYEVMQMICSSHVCILRALVNPPPFLEGRYKLVRYEDVAINPLEEINAVYEFVGLGMTSTLADWIYRVTHGKGKGSRNEAFQITSRHAADVSQAWRTTLPYNYNKVKRIQDVCKPAMTLLGYRTVNTEKEQKNLDLDLLVPQEPYQLVTSKNREPQ; from the exons ATGCGTGCAGAGCATCAAGAATCTTGTTTGATTGgaagagatgatgatgatgatgatgatgatgatgatgatgacaa CCATAGTTTCAAGTACTCCTTTGCCTTGTTTTTTGCCTACcagatttttgaccttgctttgtcctCGACCCTGAGTTTGCCTTTGTCTCTGATTGCCTCCTCGCTGTgtgttttgacctgtgcctgtctgtTGAACCACGCCTCAGCCTTTCGCCTGTCTGCTACCGTTGCCTCACTgctggatcacctgtgtaccgaatccctgcttgCTTTGATGATTAAACCTTGTACTTCTCCATCCCTG CTCTCATCTCTTCAGCCCCACAGAGGAACACCAAGGATAAAGACACAGATCCACGGCAATCTTGTTGATCATGCGCCATACAGATTCAATTTTAGGACCATGACTTTCCTGAtcatcctgcagggggcagcaatgGTGCTCTTTTACA tgttgGTGCTTACGTTGTGGCGATCAGGTTCCTCTTTCCTGGGTCAGTTGTTCAGCCAACACCCGTCGGTGTTCTATCTCATGGAACCCGGGTGGCACGTGTGGACACAATTGAGGGTTGGTGCACGGAAAGCCCGGATGGCTGTAAGGGATCTGTTACGAAGCCTATTCCAGTGTGACTTCTCAGTAATGGAGTCTTACCTGCCACAGATGTCTCGCATCTCCAAGTTGTTCATGTGGAGTCACAGTCGAGCGCTGTGCTCACCTCCAGCCTGCTCTCTCACACCGCGCAACCAAATGAGCAACCAGACTGAGTGCCTCAAAGTGTGTGGCACTCAGGGCCTGGAGGGGGCGCAGGATGCCTGCAGCACTTACAGCCATGTGGTGTTGAAGGAAGTACGATTCTTTGAGCTGGAATCCCTCTACCCACTTTTCCAGGACCCAAGTCTAGACCTTCGCATCATCCACTTGGTTCGAGACCCAAGGGCAGTGGTGCGGTCCAGAGAGATATTATTTGGCTACTTTCTCGCTGATAATGACGTGGTCCTGGAGCAGAGAAAAGTCCCAGCGAAGGAGGTGGATTATGAAGTCATGCAGATGATCTGTAGTAGCCACGTGTGCATC CTGAGAGCTCTTGTGAATCCCCCTCCCTTTCTTGAAGGCCGTTACAAGTTGGTTCGCTATGAGGATGTGGCGATTAACCCACTGGAAGAGATAAATGCCGTGTATGAGtttgttggtctggggatgaccAGCACACTGGCAGACTGGATCTACAGGGTGACACATGGCAAAGGTAAAGGCTCTCGGAATGAAGCCTTCCAAATTACTTCCCGACATGCTGCAGATGTTTCTCAGGCCTGGCGCACCACTTTACCATACAACTACAACAAGGTGAAACGGATCCAAGACGTGTGTAAGCCAGCCATGACATTGCTCGGCTACAGAACAGTTAACACTGAAAAAGAGCAAAAGAACCTTGACTTGGATCTGCTGGTGCCACAGGAACCATATCAGCTGGTTACCAGCAAAAACAGAGAACCCCAATAA